In Zingiber officinale cultivar Zhangliang chromosome 6A, Zo_v1.1, whole genome shotgun sequence, a single genomic region encodes these proteins:
- the LOC121996569 gene encoding protein spotted leaf 11-like, which yields MEEVEKEAALVPPPPPARSVVERLAEAVENIVRISDFRKAYKKQFCNLSRRIKLLAPMFEELKESKETISELVLSSMEKLVPALDSAKDLLRLGSSGSKIFLVLERDRIMERFQKVTYQLAQVLDEISLDEIDISDEVKEQVELVHSQFKRAKERIDSPDAELYTEFLMVYHMSADADVDCSILRRLAEKLELINVSDLKQESVILHEMVANDGDPGEVIEKMSMLLKRIKDFVQTHESESVSLTSRDIHETPVIPNDFHCPISWELMGDPVIMSTGQTYERGYIEKWLEAGHDTCPKTQQKLSNTSLTPNHVLRSLIVQWCVENGVDPPERPSKPQSVCSAGEHAKVIDLLRKLSSQNLEEQRSAAGELRLLAKQNADNRICIAEAGAIPLLVSLLCTNDIRLQEHAVTAILNLSICEENKGKIIICGAVPGIVHILKTGSTEARENAAATLFSLSVVDRNKVIIGESGAIPPLVLLLREGSQRGKKDAARALFNLCIYQGNKGRAIRAGVIQTLMTLLLDPEGAMMDEALAIMANVSSHPEGKAAITAAEALALLVKVIRSGSTGNKENAAAVLVHLCNGEKQQQHLAELQEQEMMVPLQEMLQNGTDRGKRKAAHLLERMSWFMEQQKEVQALTEAAAQARTRTLMDMLRDTASSASTDT from the exons ATGGAGGAAGTAGAAAAGGAAGCTGCCCTAGTGCCGCCGCCGCCTCCAGCGCGATCGGTTGTGGAGAGACTGGCGGAGGCGGTGGAGAATATTGTGAGGATCTCTGACTTCAGGAAAGCCTACAAGAAGCAGTTCTGCAACCTCTCGCGGCGGATCAAGCTGCTGGCGCCGATGTTCGAGGAGCTCAAAGAGAGCAAGGAGACAATCAGTGAGCTGGTGCTATCCTCCATGGAGAAGCTTGTTCCGGCGCTTGATTCGGCCAAGGACCTGCTCCGTCTGGGGAGCAGTGGGAGTAAGATCTTCCTG GTTCTTGAGCGTGATAGAATAATGGAAAGATTCCAAAAAGTTACATACCAACTAGCACAAGTTCTGGATGAAATTTCTCTTGATGAGATTGACATATCAGATGAAGTAAAAGAACAG GTTGAGCTTGTGCATTCTCAATTCAAAAGAGCCAAAGAAAGGATTGATAGTCCTGATGCTGAGCTATACACAGAATTTTTAATGGTTTACCATATGAGTGCTGATGCCGATGTGGACTGTTCCATTCTACGGAGATTGGCAGAAAAGTTAGAGTTGATAAACGTATCAGATCTCAAACAAGAGTCCGTTATATTGCATGAGATGGTTGCAAATGATGGTGATCCTGGAGAAGTCATTGAAAAGATGTCAATGCTGCTAAAAAGGATAAAGGATTTTGTGCAGACACATGAATCAGAGTCAGTCTCACTCACAAGCAGAGATATTCATGAAACTCCTGTTATTCCCAATGACTTCCACTGTCCTATATCCTGGGAGCTAATGGGAGATCCAGTTATCATGTCCACTGGACAG ACTTATGAACGTGGATACATTGAAAAATGGCTGGAAGCAGGGCATGATACTTGTCCAAAGACACAACAGAAACTATCCAACACGTCGTTGACTCCTAATCATGTTCTGCGCAGCCTCATTGTACAGTGGTGTGTGGAAAATGGTGTGGATCCACCTGAGCGCCCCAGCAAGCCTCAGTCAGTCTGCTCTGCAGGTGAACATGCTAAAGTCATAGATCTTCTTCGCAAGCTATCTTCACAGAACCTTGAGGAGCAACGGTCAGCAGCTGGTGAACTGCGCCTTCTTGCTAAGCAAAATGCTGATAATAGGATCTGCATAGCTGAGGCAGGTGCCATACCTCTGCTTGTGAGTTTGCTCTGCACAAACGACATACGCTTGCAGGAGCATGCTGTTACTGCAATTCTGAATCTCTCTATTTGTGAAGAAAACAAGGGGAAGATAATCATCTGTGGTGCTGTTCCTGGGATAGTGCACATTCTGAAGACAGGCAGTACCGAAGCACGAGAAAATGCTGCTGCGACACTTTTCAGCCTCTCGGTGGTGGATCGAAACAAAGTCATAATTGGTGAGTCAGGGGCAATTCCCCCTCTTGTATTGTTACTAAGGGAGGGAAGCCAAAGGGGCAAAAAGGATGCTGCTAGAGCACTCTTCAATCTGTGCATTTACCAGGGTAACAAGGGGAGAGCAATTCGGGCCGGGGTGATTCAAACACTAATGACACTCTTGTTAGATCCTGAAGGAGCTATGATGGATGAGGCACTCGCAATCATGGCAAATGTCTCAAGTCATCCTGAGGGAAAAGCAGCAATCACTGCAGCTGAAGCGCTTGCATTACTAGTAAAGGTTATAAGAAGCGGGTCAACGGGGAACAAGGAGAATGCGGCTGCTGTTTTGGTCCACCTCTGTAACGGGGAGAAGCAGCAGCAACATTTGGCCGAGTTGCAGGAGCAAGAGATGATGGTGCCCTTGCAGGAAATGCTACAAAACGGTACCGATCGAGGCAAGAGGAAGGCTGCACACTTGCTTGAGCGAATGAGTTGGTTTATGGAGCAACAGAAGGAGGTGCAAGCTTTAACTGAGGCTGCAGCTCAAGCACGAACTAGGACACTCATGGACATGCTAAGGGATACAGCTTCATCAGCTTCAACTGATACATAA